The following proteins are co-located in the Oceanimonas sp. GK1 genome:
- a CDS encoding alpha/beta hydrolase produces the protein MLTSLKIDTAPHPNACVIWLHGLGADGHDFAPIVPELHLPAGAAVRFVFPHAPAIPVTINGGMAMPAWYDILAMDIDRKVDETQLRRSAAAVIELVEQQIAAGIDSRRIVLAGFSQGGAVAYEAALSVDKPLGGLIAMSTYFATADSITASEANRDLPILVLHGTQDPVVSEQLGLRACRALEQLGHVPEYHRYPMAHAVCAEEIADISRFLCRCLALN, from the coding sequence ATGCTGACCAGCCTGAAGATTGATACCGCCCCCCATCCCAATGCCTGTGTGATCTGGCTGCACGGCCTGGGGGCCGACGGCCATGATTTTGCCCCCATCGTGCCCGAGCTGCACCTGCCCGCCGGTGCCGCGGTGCGCTTTGTGTTTCCCCACGCGCCGGCCATACCGGTGACCATCAACGGCGGCATGGCCATGCCCGCCTGGTATGACATTCTGGCGATGGACATTGACCGCAAGGTGGACGAAACCCAGTTGCGCCGTTCGGCGGCGGCGGTCATTGAGCTGGTGGAGCAGCAGATCGCCGCCGGCATCGACAGCCGGCGCATTGTGCTGGCGGGGTTCTCGCAAGGGGGCGCCGTGGCCTATGAGGCGGCGTTGAGCGTTGATAAGCCCTTGGGCGGGCTGATTGCCATGTCTACCTATTTCGCCACCGCCGACAGTATTACGGCGAGCGAGGCCAACCGCGACCTGCCCATTCTGGTGCTGCACGGCACTCAGGATCCGGTAGTCAGCGAGCAACTGGGCCTGCGCGCCTGCCGTGCCCTGGAGCAGCTCGGCCATGTGCCCGAATACCACCGCTATCCCATGGCCCATGCCGTGTGTGCCGAGGAGATAGCCGACATTTCCCGTTTTTTGTGCCGTTGTCTGGCACTGAACTGA
- a CDS encoding HopJ type III effector protein, whose amino-acid sequence MNINELQHKLAEAPASIEFTEVMALIDSLYDFTPVAFANGDQHNDAGQNNGSCKLFAFARLQGFDEQETLACFGAFYRDDVLGNPDGDDHQNIRNFMNTGWMGIEFQGDALTPKA is encoded by the coding sequence ATGAACATCAACGAATTGCAGCACAAGCTGGCCGAAGCACCGGCGTCCATTGAATTTACCGAGGTGATGGCGCTGATCGACAGCCTGTACGATTTTACCCCGGTGGCCTTTGCCAATGGCGATCAGCATAACGACGCCGGCCAGAACAACGGCTCCTGCAAGCTGTTTGCCTTTGCCCGGCTGCAGGGATTTGACGAGCAGGAAACCCTGGCCTGTTTCGGTGCCTTCTATCGTGATGACGTGCTCGGCAACCCCGACGGCGATGACCACCAAAATATTCGCAACTTTATGAACACCGGCTGGATGGGCATTGAGTTTCAGGGCGATGCGCTGACCCCCAAGGCCTAA
- a CDS encoding DMT family transporter: MLPERRGDLLILTATLLASAGWLFSKEAITALPPAGFVGWRFVLAALILLPFCQRQLRATSPANLLKTAAIGLVMTLNLIFWIQAVAHSEGIGEGAFIMSLAMLMVPPLAWLIFRERPSRQFWLALPIAVAGLFLLTSGNGVSLSLGQLLFLLASLSLALYFSLNSRFARRVDPMALTCVQLAVTGVMHLIYSALFEQWPAQVPGHIWGWFAASVLLATSLRFFCQSAGQKYSNVANAALIMMLEPVWTVLISVFWYHEPMPLQKIIGCLLILLALLSFRSRPLYEWYRNRKAYKR; encoded by the coding sequence ATGCTGCCGGAACGGCGCGGCGATCTGCTGATTCTTACCGCCACCCTGCTGGCCTCGGCGGGCTGGCTGTTTTCCAAGGAAGCCATTACCGCCCTGCCCCCGGCGGGCTTTGTGGGCTGGCGTTTTGTGCTGGCGGCGCTCATTCTGCTGCCCTTCTGCCAGCGCCAGCTGCGTGCCACCTCCCCCGCCAACCTGCTGAAAACCGCCGCCATCGGCCTGGTGATGACCCTGAACCTGATTTTCTGGATTCAGGCGGTGGCCCACAGCGAGGGCATTGGCGAAGGGGCCTTTATCATGAGCCTGGCCATGCTGATGGTGCCGCCCCTGGCCTGGCTGATTTTTAGGGAGCGACCGAGTCGTCAGTTCTGGCTGGCGCTGCCCATTGCCGTGGCCGGGCTGTTTTTGCTGACCTCGGGTAACGGCGTTTCGCTCTCCCTCGGGCAGTTGCTGTTTTTGCTGGCGTCATTGTCACTGGCGCTCTATTTCAGCCTGAACAGCCGCTTTGCCCGGCGGGTGGACCCGATGGCGCTGACCTGCGTGCAACTGGCGGTCACCGGCGTCATGCACCTTATCTATTCCGCCCTGTTCGAACAATGGCCCGCACAGGTGCCCGGCCATATCTGGGGCTGGTTTGCCGCCAGCGTGCTGCTGGCCACGTCATTGCGCTTTTTCTGTCAGAGTGCCGGGCAGAAATACAGCAACGTGGCCAACGCGGCGCTGATCATGATGCTGGAGCCGGTATGGACGGTGCTGATCAGCGTGTTCTGGTATCACGAGCCCATGCCGCTCCAGAAGATAATCGGCTGCTTGCTGATTTTGCTGGCGCTGCTGAGCTTTCGCAGCCGGCCGCTGTATGAGTGGTATCGGAACAGAAAGGCGTATAAACGGTAA